The Nitrospiria bacterium genome has a window encoding:
- a CDS encoding ABC transporter ATP-binding protein encodes MATIYTLQDVSFRYESAWVLKGINLAIEQGEVLGLIGPNGSGKTTLMKILGRHRKPGEGGIWLGSENLSTVPLGTLARRVSMVPQEFPAPFHYTVLEMVLMGRYPHMKGWAFESAEDYGIARSAMERMGVDSFARRFFTELSGGEKQRVIIARALAQQAEVLLLDEPATFLDLHHQAGIYKLLGELNRQDGMTVVVVLHDLTMASQLCRRLLLLNEGRVVRVGTPSEVLTEKVIEEVYRCRAAVDAHPTTGHPRVTVIPE; translated from the coding sequence ATGGCTACGATTTATACATTGCAAGACGTGAGTTTTCGCTACGAATCGGCTTGGGTTCTAAAAGGGATCAATCTGGCGATCGAACAGGGAGAGGTCCTGGGTCTGATCGGCCCCAACGGTTCCGGAAAGACCACCCTTATGAAAATATTGGGCCGGCATCGGAAACCCGGTGAGGGGGGAATATGGTTGGGATCGGAAAACCTCTCGACCGTTCCGCTGGGCACGCTGGCCCGGCGTGTGAGCATGGTCCCTCAGGAGTTTCCGGCCCCGTTTCATTATACCGTTCTTGAAATGGTTCTGATGGGACGCTACCCGCATATGAAAGGATGGGCGTTTGAGAGCGCGGAGGATTATGGCATCGCCCGGTCCGCGATGGAGCGCATGGGCGTGGATTCGTTCGCCCGCCGATTTTTCACCGAGCTGTCGGGCGGGGAAAAACAACGCGTGATCATCGCCCGCGCGCTGGCGCAGCAGGCGGAGGTCCTTCTGCTGGATGAGCCGGCGACGTTTCTGGATCTTCACCACCAAGCCGGGATTTACAAACTGCTTGGAGAACTGAATCGGCAGGACGGTATGACGGTGGTGGTCGTTTTACACGACCTGACCATGGCCTCCCAGCTCTGCCGGAGACTGCTCTTATTGAATGAAGGACGGGTGGTCCGGGTGGGAACACCCTCCGAAGTGTTGACGGAAAAAGTGATCGAAGAAGTCTACCGCTGCCGGGCCGCGGTCGATGCGCATCCGACAACCGGCCATCCAAGAGTTACCGTGATTCCGGAGTAG
- a CDS encoding riboflavin synthase: MFTGIIEEMGVVQGFHRDKKSGRLTVLAKTVLEELALGDSITVNGVCLTVIGRTGGDFTADVSSETLTVTNLGSLKVGDAVNLERAVRVNSRLGGHLVSGHIDGIGRIRDRRQEDEALFLTIEIPKELSRYCVKKGSIAVDGVSLTINHVTDKDIQVAIIPHTAKATSLGLKGVGSGVNLECDLIGKYLERLLLEPGPEGAPQKIDREYLRRRGLL, from the coding sequence ATGTTCACGGGAATCATCGAAGAGATGGGTGTCGTCCAAGGATTTCACCGCGATAAGAAATCCGGACGCTTGACCGTTCTGGCCAAGACCGTCTTGGAGGAATTGGCCTTGGGGGACAGCATCACGGTGAACGGGGTCTGTCTTACCGTGATAGGGAGAACGGGCGGAGATTTCACCGCGGACGTGTCGTCCGAGACCCTGACCGTCACGAATCTGGGTTCCTTGAAAGTGGGCGATGCCGTAAATCTCGAGCGGGCCGTGCGGGTGAACAGCCGATTGGGCGGCCACCTGGTCAGCGGACATATCGACGGCATAGGCCGGATCAGGGACCGCCGCCAGGAGGACGAGGCGCTTTTCCTCACGATCGAAATCCCAAAAGAGCTGTCGCGGTACTGCGTGAAGAAGGGATCGATCGCCGTGGACGGAGTCAGCCTGACCATCAATCATGTGACCGACAAGGATATTCAGGTGGCGATCATCCCCCACACCGCAAAGGCGACATCTCTCGGCCTGAAAGGGGTCGGGAGCGGGGTCAATCTGGAGTGCGATTTGATCGGGAAATATTTGGAGCGCCTTCTTCTGGAACCCGGACCGGAAGGCGCCCCCCAAAAAATCGACCGGGAATATCTGCGGCGGCGGGGATTACTATAG
- a CDS encoding TonB-dependent receptor, translating to MELGPVVVTATRQEEHVLDVPSHVTVITSEDIRRTNATNAGDLLRTEAGLWVTNTSGSTPSGIMIDGRGFNDGGGNGSRVLVLIDGRRANAVDTSNPDWAAIPVEAIDRIEIARGPATSLYGDNAIAGVINIITKSGAREPYTDLSLERGSYDYWKRKAAISQTSGALGYYLYGGFDTSDGYREHSDYRASNYIGNFNYKVSDFSTLHLQSGYLSNDYLLPGSLTQDEIDAVGRRGSVTPLDNAGVHQGRLDLSFDSYLDPNHWIEFSTGQTLRGDGSLTTVPNSGSTDLSDDSRSVSLAGKYRITGRLAGRENRFLAGTDLLKEEIHAQSANNYPDPAFPFVNLEKTDYTRRLIGAYASEELPILSALTLNMTGRMDWSRFTYSQATTDLTTNSTTDSSGNRSFRVFSPMIGLMYLTTPSTSLFATWSRNFRFPNRDELTGIFGLTPALDPEQATTYEAGEKFQAGSVFEGTLSIFRTDVKNEILFVPPALGAAAFGENENVPEVRHEGIEASASVRPSSTLRIKGSYTITRTRIQQGPFEGSHLPITPKHAGSVSADWGKDKGPLLSATGRFVGSRYLANDLANQQEKLPEYIVVDAKLSYRFKSAEAFFGVNNILNRKYDDFGGVGGFPFGSRIGFNPSPERNFMGGFTVRF from the coding sequence ATGGAATTGGGGCCGGTCGTGGTCACGGCCACACGGCAGGAAGAGCACGTCCTTGATGTTCCGTCCCATGTTACGGTGATCACATCGGAGGACATCCGACGGACGAACGCGACGAATGCCGGGGACCTGCTCCGAACGGAGGCCGGTCTCTGGGTCACCAACACCAGCGGCTCCACGCCATCCGGAATCATGATCGACGGCCGTGGATTCAACGACGGGGGCGGCAACGGCAGCCGGGTGCTGGTTCTGATCGACGGCCGTCGGGCCAATGCGGTCGACACGAGCAATCCGGACTGGGCCGCGATCCCGGTCGAGGCGATTGATCGGATCGAGATCGCCCGCGGCCCGGCCACGTCGCTCTATGGGGATAACGCCATCGCAGGCGTCATCAACATCATCACCAAGTCCGGGGCCCGTGAGCCCTATACGGATCTTTCCCTCGAGCGAGGCAGTTATGATTATTGGAAACGCAAGGCGGCCATTTCTCAAACGTCGGGAGCCTTGGGATATTACCTGTACGGGGGCTTTGATACAAGCGACGGTTACCGGGAGCACAGCGACTACCGGGCCTCCAATTACATCGGAAATTTCAATTACAAAGTCAGTGATTTTTCGACGCTCCATCTGCAGTCCGGGTACCTCAGCAACGATTATTTGCTTCCGGGCAGCCTCACCCAGGACGAAATCGACGCGGTCGGCCGGCGAGGATCGGTGACCCCCCTGGATAACGCGGGTGTCCATCAAGGTCGGCTCGACCTCTCGTTTGATTCGTACCTGGATCCCAATCACTGGATCGAATTTTCGACCGGCCAGACCCTTCGCGGAGACGGATCGCTGACGACCGTTCCGAATTCGGGTTCGACCGATCTGAGCGACGACAGCCGATCCGTGTCCTTGGCCGGAAAATACCGTATCACCGGACGGCTCGCCGGACGGGAAAATCGTTTCCTGGCGGGAACCGATCTCCTCAAGGAGGAGATCCATGCCCAGAGCGCGAACAATTATCCCGATCCCGCATTCCCGTTCGTCAATCTCGAAAAAACGGATTACACGCGCCGGTTGATCGGGGCCTATGCGAGCGAGGAACTCCCGATATTATCCGCGCTGACCCTTAACATGACCGGCCGCATGGATTGGTCCCGGTTTACGTATTCACAGGCGACGACGGACTTGACGACGAATTCAACGACCGACTCTTCCGGGAATCGGTCGTTTCGTGTCTTCAGCCCCATGATCGGGCTGATGTATCTGACAACACCCTCCACGAGTCTGTTCGCAACATGGTCCCGGAATTTCCGCTTTCCCAATCGGGACGAACTGACCGGCATTTTCGGCCTGACACCGGCACTCGATCCGGAGCAGGCGACCACCTATGAGGCGGGGGAAAAGTTCCAGGCCGGATCGGTCTTCGAAGGAACGCTTTCCATTTTTCGGACCGATGTTAAAAATGAAATCCTCTTTGTGCCTCCGGCGCTCGGCGCAGCGGCGTTCGGCGAAAACGAGAATGTTCCCGAAGTTCGACACGAGGGGATCGAGGCCTCGGCGTCGGTCCGGCCATCTTCGACCCTTCGCATCAAGGGGAGCTACACGATCACCCGAACCAGGATACAGCAGGGTCCGTTCGAAGGGAGTCACCTTCCCATCACCCCGAAACATGCCGGAAGTGTTTCGGCGGATTGGGGGAAAGATAAGGGGCCGCTTCTTTCCGCGACGGGTCGATTCGTCGGATCACGGTATTTGGCCAATGACCTGGCGAATCAGCAGGAAAAACTTCCCGAATACATCGTCGTTGATGCTAAACTTAGCTATCGATTTAAATCCGCCGAGGCATTTTTCGGGGTTAACAATATCCTTAACCGGAAGTATGATGATTTCGGAGGAGTTGGAGGCTTTCCGTTCGGGAGCCGAATCGGATTCAACCCCTCACCGGAACGGAATTTCATGGGCGGATTCACCGTTCGATTCTGA
- a CDS encoding cobalamin-binding protein — protein MSRSPILFIAPLFLVTSHAVLLTPMSANAEPLTLTDDLGRSVRFLKPPERIVSLAPGLTEILFALGLGDRVVGVTDYCNYPPEALSKTRVGGLNANIESILALRADLVVGVAGLYQEDNLTRFERFQIPYFAVDPSSLEKIFGTILVFGRIAGAKETAVEKVRQLRERLNRIRQAVEPFPPVRLLYVVDKEPLISVGKRSYLADLIHEAGGINIAGGLDKAYPMLSMEYVIQQDPQVIVLAMDADRSLSDQEKRDWSRWSSLSAVRDGKIYKVDRDLLNRPGPRVMDGLEELVRLLHPPVDFTPGR, from the coding sequence TTGAGCCGTTCGCCCATTCTATTTATTGCTCCTCTTTTTCTCGTCACTTCTCACGCCGTACTCCTCACCCCCATGTCCGCAAACGCCGAGCCGCTCACCTTGACGGATGATCTCGGTCGCTCGGTTCGGTTCCTGAAACCTCCGGAGAGGATCGTTTCTCTGGCGCCCGGGCTGACCGAGATCCTCTTCGCGCTCGGTCTCGGCGACCGGGTCGTCGGCGTCACCGATTACTGCAACTATCCGCCGGAAGCCTTGTCTAAAACGCGGGTGGGCGGATTGAATGCCAATATCGAAAGCATCCTGGCCTTACGTGCGGATCTGGTGGTCGGCGTCGCGGGATTGTATCAGGAAGATAACTTGACCCGGTTTGAGCGTTTTCAGATCCCGTACTTCGCCGTCGACCCCTCTTCGTTGGAAAAGATCTTCGGGACCATTCTTGTTTTCGGAAGGATCGCCGGGGCCAAGGAGACCGCCGTTGAAAAAGTGCGACAACTTCGTGAACGGCTGAATCGGATTCGACAGGCCGTGGAACCGTTTCCGCCGGTCCGTCTTCTTTATGTGGTGGATAAGGAACCCCTGATCTCGGTCGGAAAGAGGAGTTACCTCGCGGACCTGATTCATGAAGCGGGTGGAATCAACATCGCCGGGGGGTTAGACAAGGCCTATCCCATGCTGTCGATGGAATACGTCATTCAACAGGACCCGCAGGTGATTGTTCTGGCCATGGACGCGGATCGCTCCCTTTCCGATCAGGAGAAGCGGGACTGGAGCCGTTGGTCTTCTCTGTCCGCCGTGCGGGACGGGAAAATCTACAAGGTCGATCGGGACCTTTTGAACCGACCGGGGCCGAGGGTCATGGACGGTCTGGAAGAACTGGTTCGTTTGCTCCACCCTCCCGTCGATTTTACGCCGGGGAGATGA
- a CDS encoding iron ABC transporter permease encodes MLTFKRWITVLSLLSLMWIITVIICLLHGTEPITLSEAVRIFGSRFSDGSGYAADPGKEIILLDVRLPRVLLAGLVGGMLSMVGVALQALLRNPLADPFVIGISSGTALGVVCFLLLDVDVSFWGMTASPLLGFMGGLFTLFFLYSLSRVHGRIFVQTLLLGGVILNSMLSAVIMFITYMVDANKVMGIVYWLMGNLGSLDYRALSGVALYAAVGTAVLFKSARGLNLLALGDETAVTLGLDAERTKRIAFFASALLIGAVVSVSGLISFVGIMIPHVLRMLIGPDHRLLLPASVLGGGIFLMAADTIARSLISPTEIPVGVITALCGGPFFLFLLWRGRTRYLNP; translated from the coding sequence GTGCTCACTTTCAAACGATGGATAACCGTGTTATCGCTTCTGTCGCTGATGTGGATCATCACGGTCATAATCTGTCTTCTTCACGGCACGGAGCCGATCACGCTGTCGGAGGCCGTCCGGATTTTCGGTTCGCGATTCTCGGACGGGTCCGGGTATGCCGCGGACCCCGGCAAGGAAATCATTCTTCTGGATGTGCGCCTGCCTCGCGTTTTGCTCGCCGGACTGGTGGGCGGGATGCTGTCGATGGTGGGGGTCGCCCTTCAGGCGCTGCTTCGAAACCCGCTGGCCGATCCGTTTGTGATCGGTATATCGAGCGGGACCGCCCTGGGCGTCGTTTGTTTTCTTTTGTTGGATGTCGATGTTTCCTTCTGGGGAATGACCGCTTCGCCGCTGCTTGGCTTTATGGGCGGTTTGTTCACGTTGTTTTTTCTCTATAGTCTGTCTCGGGTCCACGGCCGGATTTTTGTCCAGACGCTTTTGCTTGGAGGGGTTATCCTCAACTCGATGCTCTCGGCCGTGATCATGTTCATCACCTATATGGTGGATGCCAACAAGGTGATGGGCATCGTTTACTGGTTGATGGGAAATCTGGGCTCTCTTGATTATAGGGCCTTGTCGGGGGTGGCTTTGTATGCGGCGGTCGGGACGGCCGTGCTCTTCAAATCGGCGAGAGGGTTAAACCTGCTCGCCCTTGGGGATGAGACGGCCGTCACGCTCGGTCTGGATGCAGAGCGGACCAAGCGGATCGCCTTTTTCGCCTCCGCCTTGCTGATCGGGGCGGTGGTGTCGGTCAGCGGGCTAATCAGTTTCGTCGGGATCATGATTCCGCACGTTCTGCGGATGCTGATCGGTCCGGATCATCGGCTGCTGCTCCCGGCCTCGGTTTTGGGCGGGGGGATTTTCTTGATGGCGGCCGATACGATCGCCCGATCACTGATCTCGCCGACCGAGATCCCGGTCGGGGTGATCACGGCGCTGTGTGGCGGACCCTTCTTTCTTTTTCTCCTCTGGAGGGGAAGAACCCGTTATTTGAATCCGTAA
- a CDS encoding energy transducer TonB, with protein MSNESSVQSQEEEVQPLSTDSPAVDSTRAQYDSIAEDETRSDALSHFLSDVRDRLEQAKHYPWLARIQGQEGTVRVQFVIDATGEAREIRLLESSRSKILDQEAVETVRRVGRFAHFPVSWNKTIQVQVPLVFQLNPP; from the coding sequence ATGTCCAATGAATCATCTGTCCAATCGCAGGAGGAAGAGGTTCAACCGTTATCGACCGATTCACCCGCGGTTGATAGCACGCGGGCCCAATATGATTCTATCGCGGAAGACGAAACGCGGTCGGATGCGCTATCCCATTTTCTCTCGGATGTTCGGGATCGTCTGGAGCAGGCCAAACATTATCCATGGTTGGCCAGAATTCAAGGGCAAGAAGGAACGGTTCGGGTTCAATTTGTGATCGATGCGACGGGCGAGGCGCGGGAGATCCGTCTCCTCGAATCCTCCCGATCGAAGATTCTCGATCAGGAAGCGGTCGAGACCGTTAGGCGGGTGGGGCGCTTCGCTCACTTTCCCGTTTCATGGAATAAAACGATCCAGGTCCAGGTGCCGTTGGTGTTTCAACTGAATCCGCCGTGA